The Streptomonospora litoralis genome window below encodes:
- a CDS encoding SAM-dependent methyltransferase: protein MPGFESPEFMKRAGDAYSPVVPEINTEKASIARVYSYYLGGKDHFEVDRDMANYAESVVPGVTDLAMGNRAFVQRSTRYLAAERGIDQFLDIGSGLPSDGNVHEVAHESNPRARVVYVDNDAIVLAHARALLADNNTTVVLCNDLTRPQEVLQEAENTGLIDLSRPLGLMLGGILHHLADDEDPDGIARLLREVLAPGSSLVVSHFCEPDPAELPEDARRAERLQTAFLERLKTGMWRTPDQIRAYFGDWPLVEPGLVALNKWRPLPPDAKSAGSYTMPPRNENIIVGGVAVKP, encoded by the coding sequence ATGCCTGGTTTCGAGTCCCCGGAGTTCATGAAGCGCGCCGGCGACGCCTACAGCCCCGTCGTTCCCGAGATCAACACGGAGAAAGCGAGTATCGCCCGGGTGTACTCGTATTACCTGGGCGGCAAGGACCATTTCGAAGTCGACCGGGACATGGCCAATTACGCCGAATCGGTCGTTCCCGGCGTCACCGACCTGGCCATGGGCAACCGCGCGTTCGTCCAGCGCTCCACCCGGTACCTGGCCGCCGAACGGGGGATCGACCAGTTCCTCGACATCGGTTCGGGGCTCCCCTCGGACGGCAACGTCCACGAGGTCGCCCACGAGTCGAACCCGCGGGCACGCGTCGTCTACGTCGACAACGACGCGATCGTGCTGGCGCATGCGCGGGCCCTGCTGGCGGACAACAACACGACCGTGGTGCTCTGCAACGACCTGACCCGGCCGCAGGAGGTGCTGCAGGAGGCCGAGAACACCGGGCTGATCGATCTCTCACGCCCTCTCGGGCTGATGCTCGGCGGCATCCTGCACCATCTCGCCGACGACGAGGACCCCGACGGAATCGCCCGCCTGCTGCGCGAGGTGCTGGCACCCGGCAGTTCCCTGGTGGTCAGCCACTTCTGCGAGCCCGACCCGGCCGAGCTCCCGGAGGACGCCCGGCGCGCCGAGCGTCTGCAGACGGCGTTCTTGGAGCGGCTGAAGACCGGAATGTGGCGCACTCCCGACCAGATCCGGGCCTATTTCGGTGACTGGCCGCTCGTCGAACCCGGCCTGGTGGCGCTGAACAAGTGGCGGCCGCTGCCCCCGGACGCCAAGTCCGCCGGCTCCTACACGATGCCGCCGCGCAACGAGAACATCATCGTCGGCGGAGTCGCCGTCAAGCCCTGA